One window of the Archangium primigenium genome contains the following:
- a CDS encoding DUF1844 domain-containing protein codes for MSEEKRGETFVMRGESVTGAPEAPITFSTFLIGLASSALIHLGEAPNPETGKSERDLVLARQSLDLLGLLQDKTRGNLTTEEKQLFDNLLADLRLRFVEANKR; via the coding sequence ATGAGCGAGGAGAAGCGCGGAGAGACCTTCGTGATGCGGGGCGAGTCCGTGACGGGCGCGCCCGAGGCCCCCATCACCTTCAGCACCTTCCTCATCGGTCTGGCGTCCAGCGCCCTCATCCACCTGGGCGAGGCACCCAACCCCGAGACGGGCAAGTCCGAGCGGGATCTGGTGCTCGCGCGCCAGAGCCTGGACCTGCTGGGCCTGTTGCAGGACAAGACGCGGGGCAACCTCACCACCGAGGAGAAGCAGCTCTTCGACAACCTCCTGGCCGACCTGCGCCTGCGCTTCGTGGAGGCGAACAAGCGGTGA
- the clpB gene encoding ATP-dependent chaperone ClpB has translation MRLDKYTVKAQEAIQEGQSLARRADNPNYEPEHLAAALLGQKDGIVEPLLRKIGVDVKLFGSRLGEALQKLPRMQGGESAMLSQRLMKVFDKAEDEAKGLKDDFVSSEHVLLSLTQDKGSVGEVMKSSGVTRERVLSSLKEVRGSSRVTSQDAESTYKALEKYGRDLTDAARAGKLDPVIGRDEEIRRCIQVLSRRTKNNPVLIGEPGVGKTAIAEGLARRIVDGDVPEGLKNKRLVTLDLGGMVAGAKFRGEFEERLKSVLKEVADSQGEIILFIDELHTLVGAGKAEGSMDAGNMLKPALARGELHCLGATTLDEYRKHIEKDAALERRFQPVMVGEPSVHDTISILRGLKERYEVHHGVRIQDSALVAAANLSNRYIADRFLPDKAIDLVDEACSRLRIEIDSMPTEIDDIRRKKTQLEIEREGLRKETDPHSIERLAAIDKELANLGEQFTALKAHWDAEKQAIAGIRASKEKLEKAKNDEASAERQGDFNKAAEVKYGIIPGLQKEIEQQNAKMAELQKSHRFLKEEVDAEDIAQVVAKWTHIPVSRLLEGEVQKLVHMEDRLARRVIGQRSAIEAVSNAVRRARSGLQDPNRPIGSFIFLGPTGVGKTETAKALAEFLFDDDTAMVRIDMSEYMEKHAVARLVGAPPGYVGYDEGGQLTEAVRRRPYTVVLFDEIEKAHPDVFNILLQILDEGRLTDSQGRTVDFKNTVLILTSNIGSQALQEGMAGKEELDEATRNDVLGILRQHFRPEFLNRVDEIILFEPLRKKDIQRIVDIQVARLQKLLADKRLTLELTGAAESVLAERGYDPVYGARPLKRAIQKFLMDPLALKVLSSEFTPGDHIRVDAGKDGLTFGKAEIARA, from the coding sequence ATGCGACTCGACAAGTACACGGTGAAGGCCCAGGAGGCCATTCAGGAAGGCCAGTCTCTGGCCCGGCGTGCCGACAACCCGAACTACGAGCCGGAGCACCTCGCGGCCGCTCTGCTCGGACAGAAGGACGGCATCGTCGAGCCGTTGCTGCGCAAGATCGGCGTGGACGTGAAGCTGTTCGGCTCCCGGCTGGGCGAGGCGCTCCAGAAGCTGCCCCGGATGCAGGGCGGCGAGAGCGCCATGCTCAGCCAGCGGCTCATGAAGGTCTTCGACAAGGCGGAGGACGAGGCCAAGGGCCTCAAGGACGACTTCGTCTCCAGCGAGCACGTGCTGCTCTCGCTCACCCAGGACAAGGGCAGCGTCGGCGAGGTGATGAAGTCCTCGGGCGTCACGCGCGAGCGCGTGCTCTCCAGCCTCAAGGAGGTGCGCGGCTCCTCCCGGGTGACGAGCCAGGACGCCGAGTCCACCTACAAGGCGCTGGAGAAGTACGGGCGCGACCTCACGGACGCGGCCCGCGCGGGCAAGCTCGACCCCGTCATCGGCCGGGACGAGGAGATCCGCCGCTGCATCCAGGTGCTCAGCCGGCGCACCAAGAACAACCCGGTGCTCATCGGTGAGCCGGGCGTGGGCAAGACGGCCATCGCCGAGGGCCTGGCGCGTCGCATCGTGGATGGGGACGTGCCCGAGGGCCTCAAGAACAAGCGCCTGGTCACCCTGGACCTGGGCGGCATGGTGGCCGGCGCCAAGTTCCGCGGCGAGTTCGAGGAGCGCCTCAAGTCCGTGCTCAAGGAGGTGGCCGACTCGCAGGGGGAGATCATCCTCTTCATCGACGAGCTGCACACGCTCGTGGGCGCCGGCAAGGCCGAGGGCTCCATGGACGCGGGCAACATGCTCAAGCCGGCGCTCGCGCGCGGCGAGCTGCACTGCCTGGGCGCCACCACGCTGGATGAGTACCGCAAGCACATCGAGAAGGACGCGGCGCTCGAGCGGCGCTTCCAGCCCGTCATGGTGGGCGAGCCGAGCGTGCACGACACCATCAGCATCCTGCGCGGCCTCAAGGAGCGCTACGAGGTGCACCACGGCGTGCGCATCCAGGACTCCGCGCTCGTGGCCGCGGCCAACCTCTCCAACCGCTACATCGCCGACCGCTTCCTGCCGGACAAGGCCATCGACCTCGTCGACGAGGCGTGCAGCCGCCTGCGCATCGAGATCGACTCCATGCCCACGGAGATCGACGACATCCGGCGCAAGAAGACCCAGCTGGAGATCGAGCGCGAGGGCCTGCGCAAGGAGACGGACCCCCACTCCATCGAGCGCCTGGCGGCCATCGACAAGGAGCTGGCCAACCTGGGCGAGCAGTTCACCGCGCTCAAGGCCCACTGGGACGCGGAGAAGCAGGCCATCGCGGGCATCCGCGCATCCAAGGAGAAGCTCGAGAAGGCCAAGAACGACGAGGCCTCGGCCGAGCGCCAGGGCGACTTCAACAAGGCCGCCGAGGTGAAGTACGGCATCATCCCCGGGCTCCAGAAGGAGATCGAGCAGCAGAACGCCAAGATGGCCGAGCTGCAGAAGAGCCACCGCTTCCTCAAGGAGGAGGTGGACGCGGAGGACATCGCCCAGGTGGTGGCCAAGTGGACGCACATCCCCGTCTCCAGGCTCCTGGAGGGCGAGGTGCAGAAGCTCGTGCACATGGAGGATCGGCTCGCCAGGCGCGTCATCGGCCAGCGCAGCGCCATCGAGGCGGTGAGCAACGCCGTGCGCCGGGCGCGCTCGGGCCTGCAGGATCCCAACCGCCCCATCGGCTCGTTCATCTTCCTGGGCCCCACGGGCGTGGGCAAGACGGAGACGGCCAAGGCGCTCGCGGAGTTCCTCTTCGACGACGACACCGCCATGGTGCGCATCGACATGTCCGAGTACATGGAGAAGCACGCCGTGGCCCGGCTCGTGGGCGCGCCTCCGGGCTACGTGGGCTACGACGAGGGCGGCCAGCTCACCGAGGCCGTGCGGCGCCGTCCGTACACCGTCGTCCTCTTCGACGAGATCGAGAAGGCCCACCCGGACGTCTTCAACATCCTCTTGCAGATCCTCGACGAGGGTCGGCTCACCGACAGCCAGGGCCGCACGGTGGACTTCAAGAACACGGTCCTCATCCTCACGAGCAACATCGGCTCGCAGGCGCTCCAGGAGGGCATGGCGGGCAAGGAAGAGCTGGACGAGGCCACGCGCAATGACGTGCTGGGCATCCTGCGCCAGCACTTCCGGCCGGAGTTCCTCAACCGCGTGGACGAGATCATCCTCTTCGAGCCGCTGCGCAAGAAGGACATCCAGCGCATCGTGGACATCCAGGTGGCGCGCCTGCAGAAGCTGCTCGCGGACAAGCGCCTGACCCTGGAGCTCACCGGGGCGGCCGAGTCCGTGCTGGCCGAGCGCGGCTACGATCCCGTCTACGGCGCGCGTCCGCTCAAGCGCGCCATCCAGAAGTTCCTGATGGATCCGCTGGCGCTCAAGGTCCTCAGCTCCGAGTTCACCCCGGGCGATCACATCCGGGTGGACGCGGGCAAGGACGGGCTCACCTTCGGCAAGGCGGAGATCGCCCGCGCCTGA
- a CDS encoding carbohydrate ABC transporter permease: protein MRQALFWLKKLGFGLLVTVITLYTLFPFYWAVVSSLKQGSALFVVEAWPRQPAWSNYTAVFTEQPFGRNLFNSVVVATSVVLVSLFLAVTASFALARIRFRGRSLLLLMILAVSMFPQIAVLSGMYELVRALGLYNTLPALTLSYMLFTLPFTVWVMTTFMRELPKELEEAAVVDGATPWMICFNVFLPLLKPALVTTGLLAFIAAWNEFLFALTFTLSQEARTVPVAIALMSGASQYELPWGLIMAASVVVTVPLIAMVLIFQRSIVSGLTAGAVKG, encoded by the coding sequence ATGAGACAGGCGCTTTTCTGGTTGAAGAAGCTCGGCTTCGGGCTCCTGGTGACGGTCATCACCCTCTACACGCTCTTTCCCTTCTACTGGGCGGTGGTGTCCTCCCTGAAGCAGGGCAGCGCGCTGTTCGTGGTGGAGGCCTGGCCGCGGCAGCCGGCGTGGAGCAACTACACCGCGGTGTTCACCGAGCAGCCCTTTGGGAGGAACCTCTTCAACTCGGTGGTGGTGGCCACGTCGGTGGTGCTGGTGTCGCTCTTCCTGGCGGTCACCGCGTCCTTCGCCCTGGCGCGCATCCGCTTCCGGGGCCGCTCGCTCCTGCTGCTGATGATCCTCGCGGTGTCCATGTTCCCGCAGATCGCGGTGCTCTCGGGCATGTACGAGCTCGTGCGCGCCCTGGGCCTGTACAACACGCTGCCGGCCCTGACGCTCTCCTACATGCTCTTCACGCTGCCCTTCACCGTGTGGGTGATGACGACGTTCATGCGGGAGCTGCCCAAGGAGCTGGAGGAGGCTGCGGTGGTGGATGGCGCCACGCCGTGGATGATCTGCTTCAACGTCTTCCTGCCGCTGCTCAAGCCGGCGCTGGTGACCACGGGCCTGCTCGCGTTCATCGCGGCGTGGAACGAGTTCCTCTTCGCGCTCACCTTCACGCTGTCGCAGGAGGCGCGCACGGTGCCGGTGGCCATCGCGCTGATGAGCGGGGCGAGCCAGTACGAGCTGCCCTGGGGCCTCATCATGGCGGCCTCGGTCGTCGTGACCGTGCCCCTCATCGCGATGGTGCTCATCTTCCAGCGCAGCATCGTGTCCGGCCTCACGGCGGGCGCGGTGAAGGGCTAG
- a CDS encoding carbohydrate ABC transporter permease has protein sequence MTGSASPAPDSSAAPPPAPGSQLARERVRAAWLFLLPTLVVLAAVAGWPLFRTFWFAFTNASLADPAPPEFVGLENFVTVWGDSDWWRSVRNTFLFTGVSVTLETVLGMIIALTLNTRFRGRAILRAAVLVPWAIPTVVSAKMWGWMFNDVYGVINEMLLSAGFISGPIAWTVDPQLSMVAIIAVDVWKTTPFMTLLLLAALQILPEELYEAAKLDGANPVMVFFRITLPLIRGPMMVAIIFRVLDALRVFDLFYVLTSNSSESMSMAVYARQQMFEFQDLGLGAAAASLLFGLIALFTILYMALARDSVAQEPA, from the coding sequence ATGACGGGCAGCGCTTCACCGGCTCCTGATTCCTCCGCTGCCCCCCCCCCCGCACCGGGCTCGCAGTTGGCCCGGGAGCGGGTGCGCGCGGCGTGGTTGTTCCTGCTGCCGACGCTGGTGGTCCTGGCGGCGGTGGCGGGCTGGCCGCTGTTCCGCACGTTCTGGTTCGCCTTCACCAACGCGAGCCTGGCGGACCCGGCGCCGCCCGAGTTCGTGGGCTTGGAGAACTTCGTCACCGTCTGGGGGGACTCGGACTGGTGGCGCTCGGTGCGCAACACCTTCCTGTTCACGGGCGTGTCCGTGACGCTGGAGACGGTGTTGGGGATGATCATCGCGCTCACGCTCAACACGCGCTTTCGCGGCCGGGCCATCCTCCGCGCGGCGGTGCTGGTGCCGTGGGCCATTCCCACCGTGGTGTCCGCGAAGATGTGGGGCTGGATGTTCAATGACGTCTACGGCGTCATCAACGAGATGCTCCTGTCGGCCGGGTTCATCTCCGGGCCCATCGCCTGGACGGTGGATCCGCAGCTGTCCATGGTGGCCATCATCGCCGTGGACGTGTGGAAGACGACGCCCTTCATGACGCTGCTCCTGCTGGCCGCGCTGCAGATCCTCCCCGAGGAGCTGTACGAGGCGGCGAAGCTGGATGGCGCCAACCCCGTGATGGTCTTCTTCCGCATCACGCTGCCGCTCATCCGCGGGCCGATGATGGTGGCCATCATCTTCCGCGTGCTGGACGCGCTGCGGGTGTTCGACCTGTTCTACGTGCTCACCAGCAACAGCAGCGAGTCCATGTCCATGGCCGTCTACGCCCGGCAGCAGATGTTCGAGTTCCAGGATCTGGGGCTCGGGGCCGCGGCGGCGTCGTTGCTCTTCGGGCTCATCGCCCTCTTCACCATCCTCTACATGGCGCTGGCGCGGGACTCGGTGGCGCAGGAGCCCGCATGA
- a CDS encoding ABC transporter substrate-binding protein: MRHVLFAMSLATALSVPAVASAAETVAISCGTVGKEFELCKQGSEAWAKKTGNEVKLVSGPTDASEQLTVFQQQLSAGSSDIDVFRVDIIWPGILGAHFIDLKPYISDDVVQQHFPAIVKNNTVDGKLVAMPWFTDAGVLYYRSDLLQKHGQKAPTTWEELAATAKVVQDAERKAGNDKMVGFVFEAKAAETLTCNALEWVDSFGGGSIVADDGSVNIDNPKAALALKTAASWVGTISPQGVLNYEEEGARGVFQSGNAVFMRNWPYAWALSQAPDSPVKGKVAVVALPKGGADGKSSGTLGGWNLAVSKYSKHQKAAADLVKYLTSSEEQKRRAIQGSFNPTITSLYKDAEVLKANPFFGTLLDTFTNAVARPAKVTGAKYSRVSSDFRNAVHSVLSGTGKPEEKLKDLQKKLTNMSKKGKW, from the coding sequence ATGCGTCATGTGCTGTTCGCGATGAGCCTCGCCACCGCCCTGTCTGTTCCCGCCGTCGCGTCCGCCGCGGAGACGGTCGCCATTTCCTGTGGCACCGTGGGCAAGGAGTTCGAGCTGTGCAAGCAAGGCTCGGAGGCGTGGGCCAAGAAGACCGGCAACGAGGTGAAGCTGGTCAGCGGCCCCACGGACGCGAGTGAGCAGCTCACGGTGTTTCAGCAGCAACTGTCCGCCGGCTCCTCGGACATCGACGTCTTCCGCGTGGATATCATCTGGCCGGGCATCCTCGGCGCGCACTTCATCGATTTGAAGCCATACATCTCCGATGACGTGGTGCAGCAACACTTTCCCGCCATCGTGAAGAACAACACCGTGGACGGAAAGCTGGTGGCGATGCCCTGGTTCACCGACGCGGGCGTCCTCTACTACCGCTCGGATTTGTTGCAGAAGCATGGACAGAAGGCGCCCACCACGTGGGAGGAATTGGCCGCGACGGCCAAGGTGGTGCAGGACGCCGAGCGCAAGGCGGGCAATGACAAGATGGTGGGCTTCGTCTTCGAGGCGAAGGCGGCCGAGACGCTCACGTGCAACGCGTTGGAGTGGGTGGACTCCTTCGGGGGCGGCTCGATCGTGGCGGACGACGGCTCGGTCAACATCGACAACCCCAAGGCGGCGCTGGCGCTCAAGACGGCGGCCTCGTGGGTGGGGACCATCTCGCCCCAGGGCGTGCTCAACTACGAGGAGGAGGGCGCGCGCGGCGTCTTCCAGTCGGGCAACGCGGTGTTCATGCGCAACTGGCCCTACGCGTGGGCGCTGTCCCAGGCGCCGGACAGCCCGGTGAAGGGCAAGGTGGCGGTGGTGGCGCTGCCCAAGGGCGGCGCGGACGGCAAGTCCTCGGGCACGCTGGGCGGCTGGAACCTGGCGGTGTCCAAGTACTCCAAGCACCAGAAGGCGGCGGCGGACCTGGTGAAGTACCTCACGAGCTCCGAGGAGCAGAAGCGCCGCGCCATCCAGGGCTCCTTCAACCCCACCATCACGAGCCTCTACAAGGACGCCGAGGTGCTCAAGGCCAACCCGTTCTTCGGCACGCTCCTGGACACCTTCACCAACGCCGTGGCGCGTCCGGCCAAGGTCACCGGGGCCAAGTACAGCCGCGTGAGCTCGGACTTCCGCAACGCCGTGCACTCGGTGCTCTCCGGCACGGGCAAGCCCGAGGAGAAGCTCAAGGACCTGCAGAAGAAGCTGACCAACATGTCCAAGAAGGGGAAGTGGTGA
- a CDS encoding carbohydrate porin — MYGRVGTAWDPTTGRYVNGSRMNPTGSAIGGRMEEGDYMEPTIKLHLLERTVDPSQPYLDFVLTPAMYMKAGLFMGVISDRFTDALDIEIFQAYMESGNIGIQGLRVWGGARFYRGTDVHIADTFYFNNLAGQGGGLSYGDWDLAIIMNTTTSSPQYNFDVNGDGVLDLRRQRTVFVAQYAHKFEAGHSLHGLAEFHVLPKTTGKRADGTEVGLTDDFGWVVGAKAHLDLGNGSFNDTSIRYGSRAASGSRAGAQTFDSFGAPDAQGRYDEAAGIQFVEHFLYNFNSLVSLNAYGMLHYNKGEFFNATAGSYGEDTSMDFGVGARGALYLHQHFHLLGEAHYAGLKPNVGDMQTVTKLSIIPTFVPLAGNSLWNRPHFRVFYTAAFYNDAAAKAFASPYLGLFRDPTRKVGHYVGARVEWWF; from the coding sequence ATGTATGGCCGTGTTGGCACCGCGTGGGATCCGACCACGGGCCGCTATGTCAACGGCAGTCGCATGAACCCCACCGGCAGCGCCATCGGCGGCCGCATGGAGGAAGGCGACTACATGGAGCCGACCATCAAGCTGCACCTGCTCGAGCGCACGGTGGATCCGTCGCAGCCCTACCTCGACTTCGTGCTCACGCCGGCCATGTACATGAAGGCCGGTCTGTTCATGGGCGTCATCAGCGACCGCTTCACGGACGCGCTCGATATCGAGATCTTCCAGGCGTACATGGAGTCGGGAAACATCGGCATCCAGGGCCTGCGCGTGTGGGGCGGCGCCCGCTTCTACCGTGGCACGGACGTGCACATCGCCGATACGTTCTACTTCAACAACCTGGCCGGTCAGGGTGGTGGTCTGTCCTATGGCGATTGGGACCTGGCCATCATCATGAACACCACGACGTCCAGCCCCCAGTATAACTTTGACGTCAACGGGGATGGCGTGCTGGACCTGCGCCGGCAGCGCACGGTGTTCGTCGCGCAGTACGCGCACAAGTTCGAGGCGGGCCACTCGCTGCACGGCCTCGCCGAGTTCCACGTGCTGCCCAAGACGACGGGCAAGCGCGCGGACGGCACCGAGGTGGGCCTCACGGACGACTTCGGCTGGGTGGTGGGCGCCAAGGCGCACCTGGACCTGGGCAACGGCAGCTTCAACGACACGTCCATCCGCTACGGCAGCCGCGCCGCCAGCGGCAGCCGCGCCGGTGCGCAGACGTTCGACTCGTTCGGCGCGCCGGACGCCCAGGGCCGCTACGACGAGGCCGCGGGCATCCAGTTCGTGGAGCACTTCCTCTACAACTTCAACTCGCTCGTCAGCCTCAATGCCTACGGCATGCTGCACTACAACAAGGGCGAGTTCTTCAACGCCACCGCCGGTTCGTACGGCGAGGACACGTCGATGGACTTCGGCGTGGGCGCGCGTGGTGCCCTCTACCTGCACCAGCACTTCCACCTGCTCGGCGAGGCGCACTACGCCGGCCTGAAGCCCAACGTGGGCGACATGCAGACGGTCACCAAGCTGTCCATCATCCCCACCTTCGTGCCGCTCGCGGGCAACAGCCTGTGGAACCGCCCCCACTTCCGCGTGTTCTACACGGCCGCCTTCTACAACGACGCCGCCGCCAAGGCCTTCGCCTCGCCCTACCTCGGCCTGTTCCGGGATCCCACCCGCAAGGTGGGCCACTACGTGGGCGCCCGCGTCGAGTGGTGGTTCTAG
- a CDS encoding ABC transporter permease subunit: MNFLRKHVTVLAGALVYVLLYALASVRYDGFFSLPVFINFLSNNAVLGIVAVGMTFVILSGGIDLSVGAVMSFSSVLIGVLIMEHGWSVPAAIAASLVCGVTLGALMGAIIHTTGIKPFIVTLAGMFFVRGLAFLIHLESIGISQASHTALAMARVGPLPLTAVLFLGFVAVGWYVAVFTPFGRNVYALGGGEEAALLMGLPVRRTRIAVYAVSGFCASFAGAALTFYLSSGSHLEGVGMELDAIATVVIGGTLLAGGVGSVFGTLVGVLMLGLILTSITTYEGMMSSGLTRVAIGAMLLAFVLLQKVLTRRVAGVGRAT, from the coding sequence GTGAACTTCCTGCGCAAGCACGTCACCGTCCTGGCTGGAGCACTCGTCTACGTGCTGCTCTACGCCCTCGCCTCCGTGCGCTACGACGGCTTCTTCTCGCTGCCGGTCTTCATCAACTTCCTGTCCAACAACGCGGTGCTGGGCATCGTCGCGGTGGGCATGACGTTCGTCATCCTCTCGGGCGGAATCGACCTGTCCGTGGGCGCCGTCATGTCCTTTTCCAGCGTGCTCATCGGCGTGCTCATCATGGAGCATGGCTGGAGCGTCCCCGCGGCCATCGCGGCGTCGCTCGTGTGTGGCGTCACGCTGGGGGCGCTGATGGGGGCCATCATCCACACGACGGGCATCAAGCCCTTCATCGTCACGCTGGCGGGCATGTTCTTCGTGCGGGGGCTCGCCTTCCTCATCCACCTGGAGTCCATCGGCATCTCCCAGGCGAGCCACACGGCGCTGGCGATGGCCCGGGTGGGCCCGCTGCCCCTCACCGCCGTGCTGTTCCTCGGCTTCGTCGCCGTGGGGTGGTACGTGGCGGTGTTCACCCCCTTCGGCCGCAACGTGTACGCGCTGGGGGGAGGGGAGGAGGCCGCGCTGCTCATGGGCTTGCCGGTGCGGCGCACGCGGATCGCCGTCTACGCGGTGAGCGGCTTCTGCGCGTCCTTCGCCGGGGCGGCGCTGACCTTCTACCTGTCGAGCGGCAGCCACCTGGAGGGCGTGGGCATGGAGCTGGATGCCATCGCCACGGTGGTGATTGGCGGCACGCTGCTCGCGGGCGGCGTGGGCTCGGTGTTCGGCACGCTCGTGGGCGTGTTGATGCTGGGGCTCATCCTCACGTCCATCACCACCTACGAGGGCATGATGAGCTCGGGGCTGACCCGGGTGGCCATCGGCGCGATGCTGCTCGCGTTCGTGCTCTTGCAGAAGGTGCTCACGCGCCGGGTGGCGGGCGTGGGCCGCGCCACCTGA
- a CDS encoding ABC transporter permease codes for MRPRNFWPWVALGALLVFNLVFTQGFARLEFREGRLFGTLVDIFQNGAPVMLLAVGMTLVIALGGIDLSVGSVMALSGAVAALLMTEHAQPVPLAVAGALAVALGAGALNGVLVTHGGIQPIIVTLVMLVMGRGVAQTLTHDQKVRFEVPAFEFIGNGTVAGLPFPVLLVAAVALTVGLLLRNTATGLYLEAMGSNPRAARLSGLRVHVIQILAFMASGLCAGLAGLIAAADIKEADVANAGLYLELDAILAVVLGGTSLTGGRANLVGSLIGATFIQTLTTMLQMRGVITEHTLIIKALVALSVCFMQTPAFERWTRRLRSAEAA; via the coding sequence ATGCGCCCTAGGAACTTCTGGCCCTGGGTGGCGCTGGGCGCGCTGCTCGTCTTCAACCTGGTGTTCACCCAGGGCTTCGCACGGCTCGAGTTCCGCGAGGGTCGGCTCTTCGGCACGCTGGTGGACATCTTCCAGAACGGCGCGCCCGTCATGCTGCTGGCGGTGGGCATGACGCTCGTCATCGCCCTGGGCGGCATCGATCTCTCCGTGGGCTCGGTGATGGCGCTGTCGGGCGCGGTCGCGGCGCTCTTGATGACGGAGCACGCGCAACCGGTCCCCCTGGCCGTGGCGGGCGCGCTGGCGGTGGCGCTCGGGGCGGGGGCCCTCAACGGGGTGCTCGTCACCCATGGGGGCATCCAACCCATCATCGTGACGCTGGTGATGCTCGTGATGGGGCGGGGCGTGGCGCAGACGCTCACCCATGACCAGAAGGTCCGCTTCGAGGTGCCCGCCTTCGAGTTCATCGGCAACGGGACGGTGGCGGGTCTGCCCTTTCCGGTGCTGCTGGTGGCGGCGGTGGCCCTGACGGTGGGCCTGCTCCTGCGCAACACGGCGACGGGCCTGTACCTGGAGGCCATGGGGAGCAACCCCCGGGCGGCCCGGCTCAGTGGCCTGCGGGTGCACGTCATCCAGATCCTCGCCTTCATGGCCTCGGGGCTGTGCGCGGGGCTCGCGGGCCTCATCGCCGCGGCGGACATCAAGGAAGCGGACGTGGCCAACGCCGGGCTCTACCTGGAACTGGACGCCATCCTCGCCGTGGTGCTCGGGGGCACGAGCCTCACGGGCGGTCGGGCCAACCTGGTGGGCTCGCTCATTGGCGCCACCTTCATCCAGACGCTCACCACCATGCTGCAGATGCGCGGCGTCATCACCGAGCACACGCTCATCATCAAGGCGCTCGTGGCGCTCTCGGTGTGCTTCATGCAGACGCCCGCGTTCGAGCGGTGGACCCGGCGGCTGCGCTCCGCGGAGGCCGCGTGA
- a CDS encoding ATP-binding cassette domain-containing protein, producing MSTEPVLIARGVQKRFPGVHALTGVDLEVRPGEVHALMGQNGAGKSTLIKILTGVYARDGGTLTLEGRDFHPSSPGDAQDKGISTIYQELSLIPTLTVAENLFLGRAPRRWFGLDWRAMRRQAEELLATFDLRIDVTQPLGSLSAAVQQLVAIARAVHTQARVLIMDEPTSSLDSHETEVLLDTIVRLKSRGLGIVFVTHFLDQVYRVSDRITVLRNGAHVGTYEASQLSRLDLVSHMLGRVPDEVEPVLREHSDVPRPVLFSVQALERRGVPAFDLTLHAGEVVGFAGLLGSGRTEAARLLFGADHARSGTLNGAAPKHPRQAIAAGMAFCPEDRKAEGIFPELSVRENIALVVQRRWGFLLSRSRQEALAQEFVTKLGIKTPSVEQPIRLLSGGNQQKVILSRWLAYEPRLLILDEPTRGIDVGAKGEIERLIHQLSARGLAVLFISAALEEVLRLSHRIAVFRDRKKVGELSQTTLPEVMKVIASEDGHAP from the coding sequence GTGAGTACTGAGCCCGTCCTCATTGCTCGCGGGGTGCAGAAGCGGTTTCCCGGGGTCCACGCGCTGACGGGCGTGGACCTCGAGGTCCGGCCGGGTGAAGTGCACGCCCTGATGGGTCAGAATGGCGCCGGCAAGTCGACGCTCATCAAGATCCTCACGGGCGTGTACGCGCGGGATGGAGGCACGCTGACCCTCGAGGGTCGCGACTTCCATCCCTCCTCCCCGGGGGATGCCCAGGACAAGGGCATCAGCACCATCTACCAGGAGCTCAGCCTCATCCCCACCCTCACCGTGGCGGAGAACCTGTTCCTGGGCCGTGCGCCGCGCCGGTGGTTCGGGCTCGACTGGCGCGCCATGCGCCGGCAGGCCGAGGAGTTGCTGGCCACCTTCGATCTGCGCATCGACGTGACCCAGCCCCTGGGCAGCCTGTCGGCCGCCGTGCAGCAACTGGTGGCGATCGCCCGCGCGGTCCACACCCAGGCCCGCGTGCTCATCATGGACGAGCCCACCTCCAGTCTCGACAGCCACGAGACGGAGGTGCTGCTCGACACCATCGTGCGGCTCAAGTCCCGGGGCCTGGGCATCGTGTTCGTCACCCACTTCCTGGATCAGGTCTACCGCGTCAGTGATCGCATCACCGTGCTGCGCAACGGCGCCCATGTGGGCACGTACGAGGCCTCCCAGCTGTCGCGGCTGGACCTGGTCTCGCACATGCTCGGCCGGGTGCCGGACGAGGTGGAGCCCGTGTTGCGCGAGCACTCGGACGTGCCCCGGCCGGTGCTCTTCTCCGTCCAGGCCCTGGAGCGGCGCGGCGTGCCCGCGTTCGACCTGACGCTGCACGCCGGAGAGGTCGTCGGCTTCGCGGGCCTGCTCGGCTCGGGCCGCACGGAGGCGGCGCGGCTGCTCTTCGGCGCGGACCATGCCCGGAGCGGCACGCTCAATGGCGCGGCGCCCAAGCATCCCCGTCAGGCCATCGCCGCGGGCATGGCGTTCTGTCCCGAGGATCGCAAGGCGGAGGGCATCTTCCCGGAGCTGTCCGTGCGCGAGAACATCGCGCTGGTGGTGCAGCGCCGGTGGGGCTTCTTGCTGTCGCGCTCGCGCCAGGAAGCGCTCGCCCAGGAGTTCGTGACGAAGCTGGGCATCAAGACGCCCTCGGTCGAGCAGCCCATCCGCCTGCTCAGCGGTGGCAACCAGCAGAAGGTCATCCTCTCGCGGTGGCTCGCCTACGAGCCGCGCCTGCTCATCCTGGACGAGCCCACGCGGGGCATCGACGTGGGGGCCAAGGGGGAGATCGAGCGGCTCATCCACCAGCTCTCGGCCCGGGGCCTCGCGGTCCTCTTCATCTCGGCCGCGCTGGAGGAGGTGCTGCGCCTGTCCCACCGCATCGCCGTGTTCCGGGATCGCAAGAAGGTGGGGGAGCTGTCCCAGACAACGCTTCCGGAGGTCATGAAGGTGATTGCCAGCGAGGACGGCCATGCGCCCTAG